The Gordonia terrae genome contains the following window.
TGGCCACCGCAGACGAGCACGGGCTTCGCGTCATCGAGGATGCGGCGCATGCCTTCGGCAGCTTCCGCGGGAGCCGTCGCGTCGGATCACACGGTGACATCACGTGTTTCAGTTTCGGGCCGGTCAAGATGATCACCACGCTTGAAGGCGGGGCCATCATCACGTCGAATCCCGCCGACGTTTCGGTCCTTCGTGAACTCCGGCATCTCGGTATCGACTCGGACACCGACGCGCGCTATCGGAATCAGCGCAACTGGGATTTCGACGTCGTACGGCAAGGCTACCGGTGCCACCTCGGTTCGGTTCCGGCCGCCATCGGACTGTCGCAGCTGAGGCGCGTCGAGGAGTTCATCGCGAATCGTCAACGCTACTGCCGCTTGTACGACTCGGCGTTCGCGGATCTCCCCGAGGTCGAGTTGTTCGACACGGATTGGACCGGAATAGCGCCGTACATCTATGTGATCCGGGCCGGTGGCCGCTCCGAGCGCGCCGCCCTCATCGATCATCTCAAGTCGCACGGGGTCGCCACCGGTATTCACTTCCAGGGCGCGCATCAGTTCAGCTACTACCGGGACAGCCGCCGTGGCGACCTCACCGTCACCGAGGCCGCTGCAGATCGCGTGCTCACGCTCCCGCTGCACTCCTACATGACCGAGGCCGATCTCGACCGGGTGGTCACCGCAGTGCGGTCGTTCTATGGTTCGACGGCCGGCGCGGTTCGAGCAAGCGGGTAGGCACGCGTGTCACACAGACTCGACGTCGAGACGCGGGCGATTCCGGACAGACCCTCCGCGAACCCGCCGGTCTCCGACTCGGCGGCCGGGATCGCACTGGCCTCCATGGCGGCCATCGCACTCTCGGCCGCCATCACGGTCCTCACCGCGTTCGGGGTGTCCGACCTGTTCCCGGAGGGTCTCCGCGCCGTGGTGGTCGTCGCCGTCACCCTGGTCCTTCCGGGTCTGCCGGTCGCGGGACTGTTGGCGTTGCCGCGCAACGGGCTTCTCCCCAGCGTCACGATCGCGCTGTCGCTGAGCACAACCATCATCCTCTCGCTGGCGTCACTCGTCGCGGACCTCTGGCATCCGCTTCTCCAACAAGGTCTCGTGCTGGCCATGTCCGCCGCCGCAACCGTCGTTCTCATCCGGACCCGATGCCCTGGATCGAACCTCCGCGCATGCTTCGCGGGCATCGAACCGGCAGTGCGAACCGCGGCTCGAGCCGGGGATCCGGCCACCGGGGCTCTACTCGTCGCCTCTGCGACCCTCCTTGCGGTTGCCATCACACGACTACGTCCCGAACAGGCCGGTGTGTACGGGCTCGTGCCGATCCTCGGAATCCCTTATCTCGCGGGTCTCGCCACGCTGTGCGTCGCGCTGTTCCGGGAGTACCGGCGGCGCCGGCTGCACCGGGCCGGTCTGGCGACCGCCAATGTGCTGCTCGTGATGTACATGAGCATGACTGTCGCATGGGCAAGTGGCGCACCGCCGTTCCCGACCGCGTACGTTCACCGGTTCCTCACCAACTGGATCTCCGAGCTCGGCGCGCTGCCACCGGCGGTCGACGGCCGGATCAGCTGGAGCGGGTTCTTCGCGGGTGCGGGTCAGGTGATGACCACGGGCGGTCTCGACGACAGCCTCGTCTTTCTCACCAGCGCATCATTGGTATTCGGTGTGCTGCTGATGTTTCCACTGTATGCACTCGGCCACAGCCTCTCCGGGAGTGCGCGCGTGGGGTGGGCGACCATCACCATCTACATCCTGTTCAACTGGTATCAGCAGGATTACTTCGCGCCGCAGGCGGTCGCGATGCAGTTGTACGTGACGATCATGGCTGTCATGGTCTGGCAGTTGCAGACGGCGCCGTTGCCGACCGTCGGATCGTGGCGGACCTGGCGACGGGTGCCGGGACGGCCCGCGGGCCGCGGACCGGGATTCCTCTACGGCATCGAGGCAGTGCTCCTCGTCCTGCTCGCCGCCATGGTGGTCACCCACCAGTTGACGCCGATGGTGACGATCGCTTCCCTGGCCGGCCTCGCGATCGTCGGGTCGACACGCCACAAACTGCTGTGGCTGGGCGGCCTCCTCCTGTTCACGGCGTGGTTCACCTTCGGGGCGAGCGGATACTGGCTCGGGCATCTCGACCAGATCCTCGGCGAGATCGGGGACGTCACGGCCAGTGTCAATTCCGGTCTCTCGGACCGGATCGCCGGAGATCCGGTGTACAGCAGGATGCAGTACCTCCGGATCGGCGGCACCCTGTTGTTGTTCGGGGTGGCCGTGTTCGGTTGGTTCCGCCTCCGCCGGAGTCGATTTCGGGCCCCGTTGACGGTCTTCTCGCTCGTCCCGTTCCTGTTGGTCGTGGTGCAGAGCTATGGCGGGGAGGTCGTCGTACGGTGTTTCCTCTATGCGTCGCCGGCCCTTGCCGCACTGGCCGCGTTGGCCATGGTCGGCCTGGCGCGGCGCCTCGAGTCCTCCGCGCGCGCGCCGATCACCGCCGTCGCCGTAGGCACGATCACACTCACCTTCCTGATCGCGCTCCTCGGAGTCTCCAACCGCGGCCTGAACACCTCGTTCGAACAGTCTCGTCCGGAGACCGTACGGGTCGCCGACGAGCTGGTCGCGCAAGCACCGGCATCGTCCATCGCCTACTGGGGCCAGGGCACGACCATCGGATTCCCGCGGGCCTACGACATCGGTGCATCGTGCATCGCCGACGATCGGGAGCTGGCCGAGTGCACCGCAGGTGAGGACATCGATTATCTGATCGTCACCGAACAGGACGAGAGACTCCTCCATTATCGGTACGGCATCGCACCGGCCGAGGTCGCCCGGCAGCTCGATCTCCTGGTGGTCCGTGACGGCTTCGTCTCGGCCTACGACGACGGTCAGGTCCACGTCCTCAAGCGGGCGGGCGCCCGCCACCTCGATCTGGGGACGGCGCCGTGATCGCCACGATCGTCCTCTTGCTCTCCGCCGCAGCGCTTCTCGTCGTCGCCACCGTCCGGCGCGAGCACCGCGTGGATGCCCGCGGAGGCACCGCCTCCGATTCGGCCTCGCGACTCGTCACCGTCGCCGCACTCCTGACGTCGGGGATCGCGGCCGCCTCGGCGCTGCTCTACATGGTGGATCGACTGTGACACGGAACCCGGCCGGCATCGTTCGGCGTACCGTCCTACAGCTACTCGCGTTGGTTCTGCTCGCGCCGCTGGCCGCGTGCGGGGACTCTCCCGCGCGTGGCGTACCCCGCGGGGACCTGCCCGGTTGGAAGCAGGTCTTCTTCGACGACTTCGATCGCGATGCCCCAGTCGGGAGCTGGGCCAACGAATGCTCTCCCTACGACGTGGCGTACACCGGCGCGCAGGGTCAGCGGTGGTTGACCTACCCGCGCTGCTACCTGGACACCTTCGACCGTCGCCCCTACCGTGCGGACGAGGTGCTGAGCGTGAGCGACGGTCGGCTCGTCTTCGACCTACACAATGTCGACGGCGTCCCGGCGGGCGCCAATCCATCTCCCGTGCTGGACACCGGCAGCCAGTATCAGACCTACGGGCGGTACTCCGTCCGCATGCGGGTCGACGAGCCCGACCTCGACGAGTACTACGTCGCCTGGCTCCTGTGGCCGCAATCGGAGCAGTGGCCGCGCGACGGCGAACTCGACTTCCCCGAAGGATGGTTGTCGAGAACGGTTGGCGGTTACCAGCATTTCGCCGGCGGGGGTGCGTGCGACGGATGCAAGATCCAGTCGCGGGACATCGGCGCGAGATTCACCGACTGGCACACCTACACGATCGAGTGGACGCCGGGGCGGGTGCGCTATCTGCTCGACGACACCGTCGTCCTGGACAGCACCCAGTGGGTACCGACGACCCCGATGCGTTGGCAGCTGCAGACCGAGACCAGGGGTGACGGGGACAGTCGCGGCCGGTTGCTCGTGGACTGGGCTGCGGTGTGGTCGTACGACAGGTGACCGGCCCGAGAAGGAAGGAGTCCCATGGAGGTTCATGAGCTCGACAGGATGTCGGTGGTGATCTGTGCGTACACCACCGACCGATGGGCCGCTCTGATGTCGTCGATCAACGCCGTCGAACGCCAACTCACCGTCGACGACGAACTCATCGTGGTGATCGATCACAACGACGAGCTGCTCGAGCTGGCGACTCGCGAGTTCGCCTCGTCCCTCAAACCTCTGATCTGGGTGGTGGCCAACGACGAACGGCGTGGTC
Protein-coding sequences here:
- a CDS encoding DegT/DnrJ/EryC1/StrS family aminotransferase, coding for MTATTTTGQPTVPVYRPYLGEDVRQAAVDALAAGWLGMGALSREFEESVGDFLELSEDRVVATNSCTEALHLAAQLIGLGPSDEVICPAFTYVAGHQAITRTGADVVFCDIEPRFLNIDPRRVRELITPRTKAIMIVDYLGFPCEMDELMATADEHGLRVIEDAAHAFGSFRGSRRVGSHGDITCFSFGPVKMITTLEGGAIITSNPADVSVLRELRHLGIDSDTDARYRNQRNWDFDVVRQGYRCHLGSVPAAIGLSQLRRVEEFIANRQRYCRLYDSAFADLPEVELFDTDWTGIAPYIYVIRAGGRSERAALIDHLKSHGVATGIHFQGAHQFSYYRDSRRGDLTVTEAAADRVLTLPLHSYMTEADLDRVVTAVRSFYGSTAGAVRASG
- a CDS encoding glycoside hydrolase family 16 protein, which codes for MTRNPAGIVRRTVLQLLALVLLAPLAACGDSPARGVPRGDLPGWKQVFFDDFDRDAPVGSWANECSPYDVAYTGAQGQRWLTYPRCYLDTFDRRPYRADEVLSVSDGRLVFDLHNVDGVPAGANPSPVLDTGSQYQTYGRYSVRMRVDEPDLDEYYVAWLLWPQSEQWPRDGELDFPEGWLSRTVGGYQHFAGGGACDGCKIQSRDIGARFTDWHTYTIEWTPGRVRYLLDDTVVLDSTQWVPTTPMRWQLQTETRGDGDSRGRLLVDWAAVWSYDR